One window of Mediterraneibacter butyricigenes genomic DNA carries:
- a CDS encoding FprA family A-type flavoprotein — protein MEITKDIQYVGVNDHQIDLFEGQYVVENGMAYNSYMIMDEKIAVCDTVDAHFTEKWLGNINAVLDGKKPDYLIVHHMEPDHSASIDAFIKTFPETKIVSSAKAFVMMKQFFGIDYPDNQLVVKEGDTLSLGTHELTFVTAPMVHWPEVIVSYDSKDKVLFSADAFGKFGALDVEEDWACEARRYYIGIVGKYGVQVQTLLKKAANLDIQIICPLHGPVLTENLGYYLDLYNIWSSYGVESEGVVIAYASIYGHTKQAAEELAALLEKKGCPEVTITDLARDDMAEAVEDAFRYGKLVLAAPTYNGDVFPFMKEFINHLTERNFQNRTIGLIENGTWAPTAARVMTKMLEGCKNLTFTDTTVKILSSLNDDSRKALETLADELI, from the coding sequence ATGGAGATTACGAAAGACATTCAATATGTCGGCGTGAATGACCATCAGATAGATCTGTTTGAAGGTCAGTACGTTGTTGAAAATGGTATGGCTTATAATTCTTATATGATCATGGATGAAAAGATTGCCGTCTGCGATACCGTAGATGCACATTTTACAGAGAAATGGCTTGGAAATATAAACGCTGTTCTGGATGGGAAAAAACCGGACTATCTAATCGTTCATCATATGGAGCCGGATCATTCCGCAAGTATTGATGCTTTTATAAAGACTTTCCCAGAGACTAAGATTGTTTCCAGCGCGAAAGCATTTGTCATGATGAAACAATTCTTCGGAATCGACTATCCGGACAATCAGTTGGTCGTCAAAGAAGGGGATACCCTTTCTCTTGGTACACACGAACTGACTTTCGTGACCGCACCGATGGTTCACTGGCCGGAAGTTATCGTTTCCTATGATTCCAAAGATAAAGTCCTGTTTTCCGCAGACGCATTCGGTAAATTTGGAGCACTGGATGTAGAGGAAGACTGGGCTTGTGAGGCTCGTCGTTATTACATCGGTATCGTTGGAAAATACGGTGTACAGGTTCAGACTCTTCTGAAGAAAGCTGCCAACCTGGATATCCAGATCATCTGTCCACTCCATGGACCGGTTTTGACCGAAAATCTTGGTTATTACCTGGACCTTTACAATATCTGGTCTTCCTATGGTGTAGAATCCGAAGGTGTTGTGATCGCTTATGCTTCCATTTATGGACATACCAAACAGGCCGCTGAAGAACTGGCTGCACTGCTTGAGAAGAAAGGATGCCCGGAAGTTACCATAACCGATCTTGCAAGAGACGACATGGCAGAGGCTGTGGAAGATGCATTCCGCTACGGCAAACTGGTGCTGGCAGCCCCGACCTACAACGGAGATGTCTTCCCATTTATGAAGGAATTCATCAACCACCTGACCGAACGTAATTTCCAGAACCGTACCATCGGCCTGATCGAAAATGGTACCTGGGCTCCTACTGCCGCAAGAGTCATGACAAAAATGCTGGAAGGCTGTAAGAATTTAACATTCACAGACACTACCGTTAAGATCCTGTCCTCCTTGAATGATGACAGCAGAAAAGCCCTGGAAACCCTGGCTGACGAATTGATTTAA
- the asnB gene encoding asparagine synthase (glutamine-hydrolyzing): MITVKEYRGHIRNWEALCVKLKIDPTLSREEREPEILKKAYETWGCEMGDHMHGMYAFALWDEEEQTLFCLRDPFGTKPFYYYETEDGALLYGTTIRGIMEQPGFKKELNEEMLQLYLSLTYVAGENTFFKGVKKLMPGRYLIWKNGSYRIERYWKPEFHPDESKSLEDWADEIHTTLKDIMPEVKAADETAEAFLSGGVDSSYVVAMSDVQMTDSCGYEEPRFDESGLAKQTADLLKRGNSRCLITPEQYFDIVPYVMYNMEQPLGDASAIAFAIACRETAKHTKICYSGEGSDEFFGGYNMYRNAERYGENLKTFYVGNTNIMKEDEKQKILKHYDPDVLPIDLAKPIYEETEGLDPLTKMSDVDIQIWLEGDIYLNVDKMSEAAGLEIRMPLTDKRIFDIASRMPSKYKVNEEQNKVAFRTAAAKVLPEEIAFRKKLGFIVPIRIWMADDRYNQDVREKFRSEMAAKFFDVDAIHAIFDDYVGGNSDNWRKVWTIYTFLVWYEEYFVKR, translated from the coding sequence ATGATTACAGTAAAAGAATACAGAGGACATATCCGAAATTGGGAAGCGCTGTGTGTAAAATTAAAGATTGATCCGACACTTTCCAGAGAGGAAAGAGAACCTGAAATTTTGAAAAAAGCCTATGAGACATGGGGATGTGAAATGGGAGACCATATGCATGGAATGTATGCATTTGCGCTGTGGGATGAGGAAGAACAGACCCTTTTCTGCTTAAGAGATCCGTTTGGAACGAAGCCGTTTTATTATTATGAGACGGAAGACGGAGCGCTGCTTTATGGAACGACCATTCGCGGAATCATGGAACAGCCTGGATTTAAGAAAGAGTTAAATGAGGAAATGTTGCAGCTTTACCTGTCTCTGACCTATGTGGCAGGAGAGAATACCTTTTTCAAGGGTGTGAAAAAGCTGATGCCGGGACGTTATCTGATCTGGAAGAATGGAAGCTACCGGATCGAGCGGTACTGGAAACCGGAATTTCATCCGGATGAGAGCAAGTCTCTGGAAGATTGGGCGGATGAAATCCATACCACATTAAAAGACATTATGCCGGAAGTGAAAGCGGCAGATGAGACGGCGGAAGCCTTCCTGTCCGGTGGCGTGGATTCTTCCTATGTGGTAGCAATGTCTGACGTGCAGATGACCGATTCCTGCGGATATGAGGAACCGAGATTTGATGAATCCGGTCTGGCAAAACAGACGGCAGATCTGCTGAAAAGAGGCAATTCCCGCTGCCTGATCACACCGGAACAGTATTTTGATATCGTACCCTATGTTATGTACAACATGGAGCAGCCGCTGGGTGATGCATCTGCCATTGCATTTGCCATTGCATGCCGGGAGACTGCAAAGCATACGAAGATCTGTTATTCCGGAGAAGGATCCGATGAATTCTTCGGCGGATATAACATGTACCGCAATGCGGAACGTTATGGAGAGAATCTGAAGACGTTCTATGTGGGCAACACGAATATTATGAAAGAGGATGAGAAGCAGAAGATCCTGAAGCATTATGATCCGGATGTGTTGCCGATTGATCTGGCAAAGCCAATCTATGAAGAGACCGAAGGACTGGATCCGCTGACAAAAATGTCAGATGTAGACATCCAGATCTGGCTGGAAGGAGATATTTATCTGAATGTGGACAAGATGAGCGAGGCGGCAGGTCTGGAGATCCGTATGCCGCTGACCGACAAGCGAATCTTCGATATTGCATCCAGAATGCCTTCCAAATATAAAGTCAACGAAGAGCAGAACAAAGTGGCATTCCGTACTGCTGCTGCAAAGGTTCTTCCGGAGGAAATTGCATTCCGTAAGAAACTGGGATTCATCGTGCCGATTCGTATCTGGATGGCAGATGACCGATATAATCAGGATGTGAGAGAGAAATTCCGCAGTGAGATGGCAGCAAAATTCTTTGACGTAGATGCCATCCATGCGATTTTTGACGATTATGTGGGAGGAAACTCCGATAACTGGAGAAAAGTATGGACGATCTATACCTTCCTGGTATGGTATGAAGAGTATTTCGTGAAGAGGTAG
- a CDS encoding TIGR00266 family protein: protein MKYQILGDTLPVVVCELENGEKMITEGGGMSWMSPNMKMETTTNGGIGKAFGRMFSGEKIFQNIYTAQGNGMIAFASSFPGSIKAFDIAPGQEMIFQKSAFLAGESGVEMSVFFNKKLGAGLFGGEGFIMQRISGYGTVFAEFDGHVVEYELQPGQQIVVDTGHLAAMTATCSIDIQAVPGVKNMLFGGEGVFNTIISGPGHVWLQTMPISNVAGVLKPYFPSNS, encoded by the coding sequence ATGAAATATCAAATTCTTGGAGATACCCTTCCAGTCGTTGTCTGCGAGTTGGAAAACGGAGAAAAAATGATCACAGAAGGCGGCGGCATGTCCTGGATGTCTCCGAATATGAAAATGGAAACTACCACGAACGGCGGTATCGGGAAGGCATTCGGCCGTATGTTTTCCGGGGAAAAAATATTTCAGAATATTTATACCGCTCAGGGCAACGGTATGATCGCCTTTGCATCCTCCTTTCCCGGATCCATCAAAGCCTTCGACATCGCTCCGGGACAGGAAATGATCTTCCAAAAAAGTGCATTTCTTGCCGGAGAGTCCGGAGTCGAAATGTCCGTCTTCTTCAATAAGAAATTAGGAGCCGGTCTGTTTGGCGGAGAGGGATTTATTATGCAGCGTATCAGCGGCTATGGAACCGTCTTTGCAGAATTCGACGGCCATGTGGTAGAATACGAACTCCAGCCCGGACAGCAAATCGTTGTAGACACCGGTCATCTGGCAGCCATGACTGCCACCTGTTCCATAGACATTCAGGCCGTTCCCGGGGTAAAAAATATGCTCTTTGGCGGTGAAGGCGTCTTCAATACCATCATCTCCGGACCGGGACATGTATGGCTCCAGACTATGCCAATCAGCAATGTTGCAGGGGTGTTAAAACCATACTTCCCATCGAACTCATAA